The Fusarium keratoplasticum isolate Fu6.1 chromosome 8, whole genome shotgun sequence genome includes a region encoding these proteins:
- a CDS encoding Proline dehydrogenase: MAFRVGLVRPYRYTLSLLETRQAYTSLVSCRSRSLGFQSRGLSQSSHIPAQAPQKVPRVLRDVPLPILFRSLLVLSVAALPSSILSVIIRITKRHSQLLSNSRLLRWPVHKTFYNTFCIGSENAEIRENIKSLRGMGLDGIVLAFARETKIGDQEQTNALTETNASLREWVSMNMETLQNLTDEDYLALRCTGAGPAAVAALDAFSASTPGTREYEDNLETLRVFEDALTRICAEAEKKGVRILIDAESSLHQAAIDHVALSVMSKFNRNGRAVIYNTYQMYLQSGTSKMIKHIRLSQDRNFTIGIKMVRGAYLHVEARPEALHKCKQDTDDCYDNSVRFLFGGKVDSSESGSTVGQTRPWNAEIMLATHNDASVQKALSLWRSGGALTDTPNANGGTVQSLSFAQLMGMADEVSLGLVADKKDHTWTSDSVPKESLPTVGVYKYTIWGSFEECLLYMLRRAEENQDAVARTRGTALEALREVGRRFVPFLN, encoded by the exons ATGGCCTTTAGAGTCGGTCTTGTTCGTCCTTATCGTTATACTCTTTCCCTCCTCGAGACTCGTCAGGCCTACACAAGTCTTGTGTCATGCCGGTCTCGTAGTCTCGGGTTCCAAAGCCGAGGGCTGTCTCAGTCGTCACACATCCCCGCTCAGGCTCCTCAGAAGGTGCCGAGGGTTCTTAGAGATGTTCCTCTTCCTATTCTCTTTCGATCTCTCCTCGTTCTTTCGGTAGCTGCCCTGCCGTCGAGTATTCTCTCGGTCATTATCAGAATCACAAAGAGGCATAGCCAGCTTCTTTCCAACTCTCGGCTTCTCCGGTGGCCTGTACACAAAACGTTTTACAACACGTTTTGCATTGGCTCGGAGAATGCGGAGATTAGGGAGAACATCAAGTCCCTGAGGGGGAtgggccttgatggcattgtCCTCGCTTTTGCCAGAGAGACAAAGATTGGAGACCAAGAACAGACCAATGCTCTGACAGAGACCAACGCCAGCCTGCGGGAGTGGGTTTCCATGAACATGGAGACACTCCAGAATCTGACAGATGAAGATTATCTTGCACTTCGCTGCACGGGAGCTGGTCCTGCTGCTGTGGCTGCTCTTGATGCGTTTTCAGCTTCTACACCTGGTACAAGGGAGTATGAGGATAATCTTGAGACTCTGCGAGTCTTTGAGGATGCCCTTACTCGGATCTgtgctgaggctgagaagaagggggTGAGGATTCTTATTGATGCCGAGTCTTCTCTGCACCAAGCTGCCATTGATCATGTTGCCTTG TCTGTCATGTCCAAGTTTAACCGAAATGGGCGAGCCGTTATCTACAACACTTATCAGAT GTATCTACAATCTGGAACttccaagatgatcaagcaCATCCGCCTCTCTCAAGATCGAAACTTTACAATTGGAATCAAGATGGTCCGCGGCGCATACCTCCACGTTGAGGCCCGACCTGAAGCTCTTCATAAATGCAAGCAAGATACAGACGACTGTTACGACAACTCGGTCAGGTTCTTGTTTGGAGGAAAGGTGGACAGCTCAGAGAGTGGTTCGACCGTTGGACAGACACGGCCTTGGAATGCAGAGATTATGCTTGCTACTCATAACGATGCGAGTGTGCAAAAGGCTCTATCACTCTGGAGGAGCGGCGGTGCATTGACTGATACACCTAACGCAAACGGAGGAACAGTCCAGAGCCTGTCATTTGCTCAGCTAATGGGCATGGCGGATGAGGTATCTCTCGGACTCGtggccgacaagaaggaccaCACCTGGACATCTGACAGCGTCCCCAAGGAGTCTCTTCCAACTGTTGGAGTGTACAAGTATACTATCTGGGGGTCTTTTGAGGAGTGTCTCCTGTATATGCTTCGAAGGGCTGAGGAGAACCAGGATGCTGTAGCGAGGACGAGGGGGACTGCTTTGGAGGCGTTGAGGGAGGTAGGGAGACGGTTTGTGCCGTTTCTGAATTAA